Proteins encoded in a region of the Rutidosis leptorrhynchoides isolate AG116_Rl617_1_P2 chromosome 9, CSIRO_AGI_Rlap_v1, whole genome shotgun sequence genome:
- the LOC139866607 gene encoding uncharacterized protein, whose amino-acid sequence MIHRSNKFLLASMSEPESISPQHHQINIQSSSHDEPSLPLNMPRPDLLIGREDYNEILVPSYKATITGDWKAAKVILDKRPELVRFSITETCETVLHIAVLGKSYWFVEYLVSLMEKEDLELQNVNGQTALCLAAMAGNVKIAKILVQKNHALLDLPDSRGMMPLYMAALHGKHEMVKYLYHNSRKMTGDFWTHENRVCVLVKSVESNLFDFALQIVTDRPELAINGRVLALLARKPYAFKATRPNIILRIIYSFLAVCHLKVAIPDMESHALQLLRIMWAEIVKLPKTQIDDIIRGPPDQINGYEKRTRSEKEQQETLQLLRTISDNITNMPFKIFNLFKGPANEMTSAPKDKKNKYSSRVLFLAAEMGNTAFVVEIIRQYPHLVREVNDDNQSIFHVAVSHRHEGIYNLLYDIGSLRNLIITLEDKNGNNILHLAGESAKMNRLQNIPGVGLQLHLETLWFKEVEAMLPPPFREKKNAAGLTPHEVFTKNHKILFSKGEEWMKETAAQLMVVASLIATISFAAAFTFPGGYDQVTGMPIFLKKELSKIFIIFDGLSFISSTTSILLVLTILGSDYTEHDFMISLPQKLMICLASLFISIATMILTFIINFLLLYQNSSKWIPIFIISFAAVTYMIFGSPKFPLIGRFLYGSRFLFQRETRMLKKPIF is encoded by the exons ATGATTCATAGAAGTAATAAGTTCTTGTTAGCTTCAATGAGTGAACCTGAATCCATCAGTCCGCAACATCATCAGATTAATATTCAATCTTCTTCACATGATGAACCTTCACTACCATTAAATATGCCCCGTCCAGATCTACTCATTG GAAGAGAAGATTACAATGAAATTTTGGTCCCATCGTATAAAGCGACAATAACAGGCGATTGGAAAGCGGCTAAAGTCATACTTGACAAGCGTCCGGAGCTCGTACGGTTTAGTATAACCGAAACTTGTGAAACGGTACTTCACATTGCAGTTTTAGGAAAATCATACTGGTTTGTTGAATATTTGGTGAGTTTGATGGAAAAAGAGGATTTAGAACTTCAAAATGTGAACGGTCAAACCGCTCTGTGTTTGGCAGCTATGGCTGGTAATGTTAAAATAGCTAAGATTTTGGTACAAAAGAACCATGCCTTACTTGATTTACCCGATAGTAGGGGAATGATGCCTCTTTATATGGCTGCTTTACATGGAAAGCATGAAATGGTGAAGTATTTATATCATAATTCTCGTAAAATGACTGGTGATTTTTGGACACATGAGAATCGAGTTTGTGTTCTTGTGAAATCTGTTGAGTCCAATCTATTTG ATTTTGCGTTACAAATTGTGACTGACCGGCCGGAACTTGCTATAAATGGGAGGGTACTCGCACTATTGGCTCGAAAACCTTATGCATTTAAAGCTACAAGACCTAATATTATCTTGAGAATCATATATTCGT TTTTAGCAGTTTGCCATTTGAAGGTTGCAATTCCTGATATGGAAAGTCATGCCCTGCAGTTGTTAAGAATTATGTGGGCAGAGATTGTGAAACTGCCCAAAACTCAAATCGATGACATAATAAGAGGGCCGCCTGACCAAATTAACGGATATGAAAAACGAACACGTTCTGAAAAGGAACAGCAAGAAACGCTTCAACTGCTAAGAACCATTTCCGACAACATTACAAACATGCCTTTTAAAATATTTAATCTATTCAAAGGTCCAGCTAATGAGATGACATCAGCACCAAAAGACAAAAAGAATAAGTATTCATCACGAGTACTGTTTCTTGCTGCTGAAATGGGGAATACTGCATTTGTAGTAGAAATTATTCGACAATATCCACATTTAGTACGGGAGGTAAATGATGATAATCAAAGTATATTTCATGTTGCTGTCTCGCATCGTCATGAGGGTATATACAATCTGTTATATGACATTGGATCACTCAGGAATTTGATAATTACTTTAGAAGATAAAAATGGGAACAATATTTTGCATTTAGCTGGGGAGAGTGCTAAAATGAATAGGCTACAAAACATCCCTGGAGTTGGTCTGCAATTGCATTTAGAAACCTTATGGTTCAAG GAAGTAGAAGCGATGCTGCCTCCTCCATTTCGGGAAAAGAAGAACGCGGCTGGTCTAACACCACATGAAGTATTCACAAAGAACCACAAAATCCTCTTTTCAAAAGGCGAAGAGTGGATGAAAGAAACAGCTGCTCAGTTAATGGTGGTTGCGTCACTAATAGCCACTATATCATTTGCAGCTGCATTTACGTTTCCAGGTGGATATGACCAAGTAACTGGTATGCCCATCTTCCtcaaaaaagaactatccaaaatcTTCATCATATTTGATGGTTTGTCATTTATATCGTCGACAACATCAATCCTTCTGGTTTTGACTATACTCGGTTCTGATTACACTGAACACGATTTCATGATTTCGTTACCTCAAAAGTTGATGATATGTCTCGCATCACTTTTCATCTCTATAGCAACCATGATCCTCACTTTTATTATCAACTTTTTATTACTTTATCAAAATAGTTCCAAGTGGATACCTATTTTTATCATCTCTTTTGCTGCAGTCACCTACATGATTTTTGGTAGCCCAAAATTTCCACTTATAGGTCGCTTTCTATACGGTTCTAGATTTCTTTTCCAAAGGGAGACACGAAtgcttaagaaaccaatcttctag